A section of the Ciceribacter thiooxidans genome encodes:
- the dapD gene encoding 2,3,4,5-tetrahydropyridine-2,6-dicarboxylate N-succinyltransferase produces the protein MTAMDVRQLESIVEAAFENRDTVNTSTRGEVRDAVETALNLLDGGKLRVASRGEDGTWTVHQWLKKAVLLSFRLNPMEIVAGGPGASTWWDKVPSKFDGWSANEFERAGFRAVPNAVVRRSAYIAPGAVLMPSFVNLGAHVGENTMVDTWATVGSCAQIGKNVHLSGGVGIGGVLEPMQAGPTIIEDNCFIGARSEVVEGCIVREGSVLGMGVFIGKSTKIVERATGEVTYGEVPPYSVVVAGALPSANVMGNGQPAPSLYCAVIVKRVDAKTRSKTGINELLRD, from the coding sequence CGCGCGGCGAGGTTCGCGACGCGGTGGAAACCGCTCTCAATCTGCTCGACGGCGGCAAGCTGCGGGTCGCCTCGCGCGGCGAAGACGGCACCTGGACGGTTCATCAGTGGCTCAAGAAGGCCGTTCTCCTCTCCTTCCGGCTCAATCCCATGGAGATTGTCGCCGGCGGTCCCGGCGCGTCGACCTGGTGGGACAAGGTTCCGTCCAAGTTCGACGGCTGGAGCGCCAACGAATTCGAGCGTGCGGGTTTCCGCGCCGTTCCGAATGCCGTCGTTCGCCGTTCCGCATACATCGCCCCCGGTGCAGTCCTGATGCCGTCCTTCGTCAATCTCGGTGCCCATGTCGGTGAAAACACGATGGTCGACACCTGGGCGACGGTCGGCTCGTGCGCACAAATCGGAAAGAACGTCCATCTCTCGGGCGGCGTCGGCATCGGCGGCGTGCTCGAACCGATGCAGGCCGGTCCCACGATCATCGAGGACAACTGCTTCATCGGCGCACGCTCCGAGGTCGTCGAAGGCTGTATCGTCCGCGAAGGCTCGGTGCTCGGCATGGGCGTCTTCATCGGCAAGTCGACCAAGATCGTCGAGCGCGCGACGGGCGAAGTCACCTATGGTGAAGTCCCGCCCTATTCCGTTGTCGTTGCCGGTGCCCTGCCCTCCGCCAACGTCATGGGGAACGGCCAGCCGGCTCCGAGCCTCTATTGCGCGGTCATCGTAAAGCGCGTCGACGCCAAGACACGGTCCAAGACCGGCATCAACGAACTTCTTAGGGACTGA